The genomic window CCTAAATGGtgaatttctcagaatgtatccatGTCGTTAAGTGACCCATGACagtatttcaaatgtatttcacatttttgaaTTTAGCGATGTTAAGGCAGTTAAAGCTTGACAAAGTGGATCAATGTCTAATTTATGCACAGGGAAAAAAGGTGTCTATCTCTTTTGATTATTTCCAAAGAGTGAGAGGTAAAGACATAACAGATAAAagcttgatttttcaaaaataaaattttattgaactgTAGGTAGTGATACAcgttaaaaatgtttttaaattatttttttgaacagGAAATGTTAAGAGATTTAAATCTTGGTGAAATGAAAAGTGGAGTACCGGTGTTGGCAGTGTCCTTAGCATTGGAGGGGAAGGCTAGTCATAGAGAGATGACATCTAAGCTTCTTTCTGACCTTTGTGGGACAGTAATGAGCACAAGTGATgtggaaaaatcatttgataaattGTTGAAAGATCTACCTGAATTAGCATTGGATACTCCTAGAGCACCACAGGTTTGTATGattcttctttttgttcattCTCTCCCACGACTATACTCCTAATGGTGGAAGTAATGTATACTCCTAGGAAATTTTAGTAGATGGAAGGGGATGGCCCACATTTCCTACCACACCGAACTACCCCTCTAACATTTCGGTGtattttttcctagttcttttgttttttaaacatggtCTTCATCATGCTATAAATTTAAGGTTATGTTGTACTTTTCCCCCATGATCTGTGtagtttttagttcttttttttttgttttgccataTAGTCTTTATTATATGTAGTTGTTTTATTaactaagattttttaaaaatgtaggttaCGATTGCTTCActaatgtttattataaaaagtcaGGAATAAGACTCTTCCCTTTTGTAGCTTTGAAAACATGTGAAATTGTTATTGTCAAAAGTTTTTAATCAAGGTAAAATCATTTTACCTAAAACATTAATTTAGAAATAGAATATAGGCATGTCAGTTCCTAAATGCTGTTTCTGTTATACTTATGACAGACAGTAGTCTGTATGAGATATTGAGTGGTGATCCTAATgcagatattttttccttttataccaATACATGTACTGTAACAAAATGATTATATAAGTTTATATTTATTgtagaatttttgaaaaataaaagccagaaagaagaaaGGCCAGCAAAAACTGCTACTGGTGTTAAGTTTTCCATTCTCCTTTCTGTGGGTATATATCAGTGTATGACTTCTATaaatccttaatttttttaaattaaaaaaatggaatcataccatgTATGCTATTTTGTAAACTTGATTTTTCTCATACCATGAAATATGGTAAATATCTTTCCCTGTGGCCACATAATATACCATTTTACATATATACCATTGAACCATAGCTTTATTTTTGGACactaatttccattttttataatAAGTAATGCTGTGAACATACTTCCAGCTATTTCTATACAACTTTTCTTTCTCCACAAGATAAATTCCTTTGATTAGTTTTTGAGAGaacctagtctttttttttttttttttttttttttttagacagagtcttgcttttttcgcccggggggggggggggggggggggtcccgCCCCCTTCGAGCCCCCCCCCCGGGTGTTTNNNNNNNNNNNNNNNNNNNNNNNNNNNNNNNNNNNNNNNNNNNNNNNNNNNNNNNNNNNNNNNNNNNNNNNNNNNNNNNNNNNNNNNNNNNNNNNNNNNNttttttttttttttttttttttttttttttttgagacagagtcttgctctgtcgcccaggctggggtgcagtggccggatctcagctcactgcaagctccgcctcccgggtttaggccattctcctgcctgagcctcccgagtagctgggactacaggcgcccgccaccttgcccggctagttttttgtattttttagtagagacggggtttcaccgtgttagccaggatggtctccatctcctgaccttgtgatccgcccatctcggcctcccaaagtgctgggattacaggcttcagccaccgcgcccggcctcctctttttttttttttttttaaagaagacttcACTTGACCTTAAATCATTCatttaaccccagcactttgcgaggctgaggcaggcgaatcacgaggtcaggagtttgagaccagcctggccaagatggtgacaccccgtctctactagaaatgtaaaaattagccaggcatggtggcgtgcgcctgtagtcccagccacttgggaggctgaggccgaagaattacttgaacccgggaggtggagtttgcagtgagctgagatcacgccactgcactccagcctgggtgacagagcgagactctgtctcaaaaaaaaaaaaaaaaaaaaatcatgtactaTGTATTCAGGCAGTGTGCAAGGTGTTAGGAATTCATTAGTGAGCACAACAGAGGTGGCCCCCCACTCTGGCACTTAACTTGAAGGTTAAGATGTGGGAGTGTATGCCAGGCATAACAGGTACTACATAggcttttttttaataaaaacttccAGCATCTTTCAGGTACTGACTGTGTACTTCAGCCAATCATCatcatttatgtatttagaaATTGTGTCCTATAAAagttatttaagatttttttatatagctctttttttttttttcccttattacAGTTGGTGGGCCAGTTTATTGCTAGAGCTGTTGGAGATGGAATTTTATGTAATACCTATATTGATAGTTACAAAGGAACTGTAGATTGTGTGCAGGCTAGGTAAGTAAATCACTTTTCCTACTTAGAATTTCAAAATAGGGGAAAATTCTACAGGATCATATTGAAATGACACTTGGCATTAATCAAACACTCTGTACATCTGTTTGTCACTTCTCTATATTCTCCACTGTTAAAATGGAGAGAATGTTGACGTGACATACCAGGAAGAGGACAGTACTATAATGCAAAAGTTCTGGAGTTTAGCTAAATCATTAATTACCTTCATGTCAAGCCACtcttctttgggcctcagtttctttatgaaACAAAGCCATTGGACAGATCTTTTAAGTTCTGTTTTCAGGTTCTAGCATTCTGTAGTAGTTTAATATTCTAATAAGATGGATAACATTAACAAGAGAGGCctcatttatagttttattttgtatttatctacTGTAGGAATTTTAGtcagaaaatgtctttttcaCTCTTGTGATTTAGTATAATTAATATGATATTTGGAATAACTAAATGTGACATTTGGGAGTTATGCTATATGATTTTTCTTGACTTCTTGGAGACTTGGACTCAGCCATGTCTTAGTTTTCCTTAGGTCTGTATATTAACTTAATTTTCTAGGGCTACTTCACATCATAGTGAAATGGTCTTCCTGGGTAGGAAGACATGGATCTAGGTGAAAGTTAATTATATATGAAGTGTTTCTTCTCAGTGTAGATCAGTTATTTTGTaatgtgttttgatttttcttgaaggagaaatgaaataaagcatgagaATATTAACATGAGGATCAACTTTTTTTTGctcctttttgttttgaaaaagtgttttgaattttattttgcttttatgttttgtgAAAGATTTAGGGCATATAGGATTTTGTAAGCTTTATCCATAATTTGGTAAACTTTAGGTATGTCCAGCTAccaaacttaaattttttttctttctctgtagagCTGCTCTGGATAAGGCTACTGTGCTTCTGAGCATGTCTAAAGGTGGAAAGCGTAAAGATAGTGTGTGGGGCTCTGGAGGTGGGCAGCAATCTGTCAATCACCTTGTTAAAGAGGTAATGATTGGGTAttgtttttaacttaatttaTATGTATTCCTCTGAGTGAAATAAATTGTGGCTACTAGCTGTTATTTTTATGGACAAAAATTAAGTTCGGTCTTACAGCTGtaattggaaaatgaaataattcttttatatttgactttatgagcttttattataaattatatgataAAAAATGAGTCTGTTAAAAGGGCTTTCATGAATAATTATAAGCAAGCCATCTATGAACTTCAAAGGAATGCCTGAAATCTTTCTctcatattattaataattttcaaatgctGTTGAAATgagattttctgtcttttagcTATTCAATAAATATGCTTTTATATAAGTAAATTAAAACTAGATAGTCTTAAATAATGAGTTAGGAATTATGAGCGCTAGAGTAGATCAGAGTGTTAGATTTTTGTGAGGACGTTCACTACCCATatgcatgttttaaaagaaaattgatagtaatcccagtactttgagaggctgaggcgggtggattgcttgaggccaggagttcgagaccagccttgtcaacatggtgaaaccccatttctactaaaaatacataataattagtcaggcatggtggtgcgcacctgtaatcccagctactcaggaggccgaggcaccagtattgcttgaacgcaggaggcggaggttgcagtgagccaagatcacgccactgtactccagcatgggtgacagaacaagattgtgtctcagaaaaaaaaaaaaaaagcgatttATTGCATTAAAATGCCAGATTTATTccctgtggattttttttttctgcctatatTGTGGTATTCTGTAAcaagaaaccaaaaaacaaaaaaaactccttaTCTGCAGATCTCTTTAAGAAAAGGCATGCAACTAGAAGATTTGTAGTTCATGTGCTTCTGATTTTTGAGTATAATCTTTTCATGTAactgtaattttgatttttagtaaatcTTTTAatgaggggtgtgtgtatgtatgtgtatctaGCGTAAGTGTTAAGGAGTTCAAAATGTAGTTAGAGCCCTTGaccatttttgcttttatatacgTTAAAAGAGATGAGTCAGTGTTTGTAATGTGATTGtagtatctgtttttaaaaattaaataattattagaaaaattgaggtataaaaatagtaaagatgCCAGGGCAGTTAGGCAGGAaagataaaaggcatccagattggaaaggaggaGATAAAAACTAGTTGTATTCCCAGGTAACATGATCTGTATTCAGAAAATTTGAATGAATCCACATTTTTTTAACTCCCCAAGACTGAAACCAAACTATTAACTAAAAAATGAGTTCAGAAAGGTTGCAAGATAGAAGATTAGTACACAAAATTCAATTCTATATACAGTAGGAATGAATGATCTGAAATGAAATTATTGCATTtatgatagcatcaaaaataaaatacttaggaataaatttaacaagagaaatgcaagtcttgtacactgaaaactgtaaaacttgttgaaagaaattaaagaagacctaaataaatagaatgatatCCCATGGTTATGGATTAggatatttaatattgttaagatggtaatactctccaaaattaatatttttggaaacTGGACAAGATGTTTTATGGTGTATGAATTCTCTCTcaataaagaaaattgacaagataaaaaaggaaataaaactaccAGTATATGAGTTTGAGGTTGACATTATTTGGATATTCGCTTACATGGAAGGGTTGGATCAAAGAAGACTTTtagaaatgtataaatgtatttgtaatttattCTCAGAAGTGCATGGAATTTGATGGggtatatttttaatacttttaaagttatgtaacaaatgttaaaaataagtaatatgaTTTGAATAAcaagtacagtcatgtgccacataatgatgttttggtcagtGATGAACTGCATGGGATGGTGGTGGTCCCACAAGGttctaatggagctgaaaaattcctatcctTCAGTGATATAGAGACAGTTGTAATGTTGTAGCACAGTTACTttgttttttcataaatttagtgtagcctaagtatacagtgtttataaagtgcATAGCAGTGTATGGGTAATGTCTTAGGCCTTTACATTCACTAACTACTCACTCATTGAATCACCCAGAGTAACTTCCATCCTGAAAGCTCTATTCATATTGAGTGCTCTATACAggtgtatcattttaaaaatcatttatactgtatttttactgtaccttttctatgtttagatacacaaataccattgtgttccaATTGCCTATATCATTCAATATACTGAcctgctgtacagatttgtagcctaggagcaataggctatatcatatagccctggtgtgtagtaggctataccatctaggtttctgTGAGTATACTGTATGATGTTTGCACCATGACAGTCATGTAACACACTTTTCAGAATGTATCCCTATTAAACGATGCATGATTATGTATTAGTTTGTaattataaagtaaatatattcaaatgctgtgctttaaatatttacttacatgtaaatatttaaatacatatttacttaCATGTAAATATTACATTCTAAAGCATGACAgcaattaaattttactttaccttttatgaaaatacattataaaagttGGAAGGATACTTAAATacgatttttttaaattcagtcagCCAGCATTCAACATTCAGACAACTAGATATGTGCCCACCAAATACAAAGAGGATTTTAACAAAGAACATATAGGCAAAAATATTCCTAGCTGAAGCTCTTGTGCTGAAAAAGTTCTCCCACTTTTTTGAGATGTTCAAGTTTGAGCAGGAAAATCAAGACTTGTTTCTTTACAGCTGGAAACTGAATTATTGAACATTTTAGATAATGAGTTTCAAATTCTCagttgtagagaaaagagaaactgtGTGGAAATCTTTGCCCTGTCTAGTAATACCCCATTATCATCTCTCATTTTTTGGCTCTCAGTGCACTATTAAGAGCATCTTGATAGAAGTGAAATATTTATGCCACTTTATGTTGAAACTTTGTTAGTGCCCTCTAGTGGTATTTAAAATCCCTTATTTTTAGTGGCACACTAAAGCATTATGGTCACAACCCAGGACACGTCCATTATAAACCTACTCGTAGATCTCAGTGATTCAGACACACTGAAGCATTGCATTTGAGTCATAATTATGaaccatttaaaaattctgtgataATAGTACCATGTCCAGTCTATATGTTACTAGCTGTTAcccattatttcattatattggAATGAGGGCAAATAATCCTGTAGGCAAGCacgatattttaaaagttaggaaTTCTAACACATCTCAACTTTTAAATCTAATAGATTGATATGCTGCTGAAAGAATATTTACTCTCTGGAGACATATCTGAAGCTGAACATTGCCTTAAGGAACTGGAAGTACCTCATTTTCACCATGAGCTTGTATATGAAGTAAGATTACCTTGCCATGTCAAAGAGAATTATTAAGTGTTCCTTTTTGTACCATAGTGActtatgctttttaaataatgtacatcctttttttaatatcaaaggaggaagtggtttttaaatttttactattACAAAAGGCATCTGATACATTTAGGAGCGGTTTCATATATAAATTAACCAAAAATTCACTCATTGATTCAATTTTTAGGCTGTTATAATGGTTTTAGAGTCAACTGGAGAAAGTACATTTAAGATGATTTTGGATTTATTAAAGTCCCTTTGGAAGTCTTCTACCATTACTGTAGACCAAATGAAAAGAGTAAGTATAACATTATTTTTGAACAACTTTTAGGATTATGCCTTAAATATATGATTGAATACAGATTATGAATTGTCAGTGACTTTTCTTTAGGTATGTTTAGTGTTATTATGcctatatgtttttttcttaatggtaATGTTTGAGGTTTGAACCTTTTGCAACCATTTCTTGGAAAGTAACACTgcagtgggttttttgtttttgttttttttaacctactTTGACAGATGTGATTATGTATTCTACCTCAAGGGTTCGGTTTCTAAGATGTgacaatttctattttatatctaGCGAGAAACATGAACCTTTAACTTTTAACAAATTATAAAgtacttttttcctatttaaaattttatgattcttgttttaaatgtttgtgagGTTTGTGTTtggcctgtattttttaaaagaacgtACTAAGTGTATATAGAGAAGTAGATGGGAAAGGAGTTTGCCCAATGTCTGGTGTCTGCCTACAGCTCTTTTAAGagaacagtatttaaaaaaatttttttagctaTGTAaccaattttacttattttttaaatttatattttaaattttagatatcagaggggtacatgtacaggtttgttagaTGGGTATAttgagtgatgctgaggtttgggcttctaattaATGATCTTGTCCCTAAGGTAGTAAATacagtacctgataggtagtttttcaactcttgtcCTCTTTCCCACCTCCCTACTTTTGAAAttcccagtgtttattgttcctaTCTTCATGTctgtgtgtacccaatgtttagctcccacttacaagtgagaacatgcattatttggttttatgtttgtgataattttcttaggataatggcctccagctgcatctacgttgctgcagaggacatgattttgttcttttttatggctatgtagcaTTCCATGGacgtatatgtaccacattttctttgtctaatccaccattgatgggcacttgggttgattccatgtctttgctcttgtgaatagtacCCGATAAATATACAAATGCAGGTGTcattttggtagaatgatttattttcctttggatatacacccagtaatgggattgttgggttgaatggtaattctattttgagttctttgagaaatctccaaaccaCTTTCTACgggggctgaactaatttgcattcccaccaacagcatataaaccttctcttttctcctcaaccttgccagtgtctgttatttcctgactctAATAAAAGAGAGCAGTTGTAAAACACTGTAACAAATCTACTTTCTGTGCTTCTTACTATTCAAATCAGACTTCAGTTTAACCACTTGAACATTTGGCCTTAAATATAGATTGATGACATAGTGATGGATCGATTGTGTTTtatgacatatattttatattggcTAACAATTCTGTGTGTAATTTCATTGTTGTAGGGTTATGAGAGAATTTACAACGAAATTCCAGACATTAATCTGGATGTCCCACATTCGTACTCTGTGCTGGAGCGGTTTGTAGAAGAATGTTTTCAGTCTGGAATAATTTCCAAACAACTCAGAGATCTTTGTCCTTCAAGGTACTTTATTTAAATACTACTTTCTCAATATAAAATAGTGGATGAGGTCTTTGGGAAAGTTAAGTGCTAAGTTAGTTTATCATTCCCTGAAGTCACTGAAGAACATGACTCTTGTGAGTTCATGGAGAAAGAAGGGCGAAGCTTGTTTTAGCCCCCTTGTAAATCTGTACAGGACTGCCTCATGAAGTCCCAGTTCATTTGAAAGAAACTAATCTTGTGGAGCAGTTCCTTTGTTGTAAGTAGTTTCAGTGTTATTTTAGAGTAGGTATTATCAGTGataagatgagaaaattgaggcttagggAGGTATACTTTTTctaaggtcacatggctagtacATGGTAGAAGCCAAGTATGAATCCAGGACTTTTCTGGCTTCAAAGATCTAGGCTCTTACCTGTACTGGACATGGCTTCCTTGACTTTTTTACAGGTTGGAGAACTGGGTCTAATTGGATGTTCTCATTGGaaagtgtgtgtgttggggggtgtgtGGAGGATGTTCTCACTggaaagtgtatgtgtgtgggtgatTTTCCTTGGAGCTATTTTTTTGCTACTAGGATGTAACTCTTAAGGAGTTgctaagttttttgttgttgttaaagctAATAATGAAgcttataatgtaataatataaatgtttagTAATAGCCAAACTTACTGCTTGTGTGGGTCAGTTTTATATAATCTTAAGTTCTTACAATTTTTTATCTGGAAAATTTCTTAagctttgatatttttatttaagtgcattgtaagaattaaaactcagaaaaatatttcctagTAGGGGCTTTTGCTTTAGAATTTTAGAAGCCAttaaaagagagggaaaagaaagtgATGAAAGATAGTTTAATAGCTTTActagaaatatttggaaatatagaCATTAGTTTGGTGATGACAGGATTTATGTATGGATGTGCCAAGTGGTATACATTAGTAAAAACTCTGAACTTTGGCAGGCCTTATTATTATTGACTGCTTCTTCATTCCCTACCTTGGTCTCAATACGTAGTCTGAAGCCTTTATGTTCAAGATGATGTAGCTGTTTTCCACTTAGACTTGATATGAAAAGGGGCCAGTACCCTGGCATTGACTTTTTGAAAGTTTTTCAGCTTCTGTTTGAAAGTCTGAATGTTTCTGTGTGGCTTTATTCTCAAGGGTCATGTGAGGCAATAAACTTTCTGTGTATACATACCATATAGCTTTGACTTGGGTCCTTTATCTTTTAGCCTATTTGGGTGAGGTGCACATTTGTGTGTGGTTTTGCATGCTTGTGCCTGTTGGCCTGGGGTCAGAGAGTAAGGGCTAATGTTGCCCAACTTCTATTTCCCACTTACTGCTTTAGGCCACTGGCCAGCTGTTCCTTCTGGGCTATTGCCACTAGCTAGAGTGTGGTTACGTTATAGAGCTGGGCTTCTTGAGTTTGACAAAGCACAAATCCCAACATGGGGCATAGGCTAtgattctgatttcttttttccacaTTCAAGTTATGGCTTTTCTACAGttgataaaactttttattttttttaattgtcaaacATGGATATTTTGATAGGTTCCACAGCTCCAGTTTGCATAATTCTGAATTATGTTAGTGTTTCCTATTTGGCTCACTGTTAAGCTTAcaaataataattagaaataaatttaaatttctaaataaaatgctttagTTTGAGtcaacttttttaaaatatgactgttTGGATAGTGAACTTactaaaacaaaaactcagattTGATATTGATGTTTTATGGTAAGATACATAGTAGGGAGTCTTTTCCAAAGGAATTAGaggcatgcttttttttttttttttaaatggaaaacccTTTAAAAGCTAACACGTAACAAAAAAATaccaagtttttaattttttttgttgactATAGTCAGAATCTGTATctgttttcatgtctttgttttttttcttcattacagGGGCAGAAAGCGTTTTGTAAGCGAAGGAGATGGAGGTCGTCT from Theropithecus gelada isolate Dixy chromosome 9, Tgel_1.0, whole genome shotgun sequence includes these protein-coding regions:
- the PDCD4 gene encoding programmed cell death protein 4 isoform X3; translated protein: MDVESEQILNVNPAENTGTEEIKNEINGNWISASSINEARINAKAKRRLRKNSSRDSGRGDSVSDNGSDALRSGVTVPTSPKGRLLDRRSRSGKGRGLPKKGGAGGKGVWGTPGQVYDVEEVDVKDPNYDDDQENCVYETVVLPLDERAFEKTLTPIIQEYFEHGDTNEVAEMLRDLNLGEMKSGVPVLAVSLALEGKASHREMTSKLLSDLCGTVMSTSDVEKSFDKLLKDLPELALDTPRAPQLVGQFIARAVGDGILCNTYIDSYKGTVDCVQARAALDKATVLLSMSKGGKRKDSVWGSGGGQQSVNHLVKEIDMLLKEYLLSGDISEAEHCLKELEVPHFHHELVYEAVIMVLESTGESTFKMILDLLKSLWKSSTITVDQMKRGYERIYNEIPDINLDVPHSYSVLERFVEECFQSGIISKQLRDLCPSRGRKRFVSEGDGGRLKPESY
- the PDCD4 gene encoding programmed cell death protein 4 isoform X1, which gives rise to MDVESEQILNVNPADPDNLSDCLFSGDEENTGTEEIKNEINGNWISASSINEARINAKAKRRLRKNSSRDSGRGDSVSDNGSDALRSGVTVPTSPKGRLLDRRSRSGKGRGLPKKGGAGGKGVWGTPGQVYDVEEVDVKDPNYDDDQENCVYETVVLPLDERAFEKTLTPIIQEYFEHGDTNEVAEMLRDLNLGEMKSGVPVLAVSLALEGKASHREMTSKLLSDLCGTVMSTSDVEKSFDKLLKDLPELALDTPRAPQLVGQFIARAVGDGILCNTYIDSYKGTVDCVQARAALDKATVLLSMSKGGKRKDSVWGSGGGQQSVNHLVKEIDMLLKEYLLSGDISEAEHCLKELEVPHFHHELVYEAVIMVLESTGESTFKMILDLLKSLWKSSTITVDQMKRGYERIYNEIPDINLDVPHSYSVLERFVEECFQSGIISKQLRDLCPSRGRKRFVSEGDGGRLKPESY
- the PDCD4 gene encoding programmed cell death protein 4 isoform X2, which produces MTKYPDNLSDCLFSGDEENTGTEEIKNEINGNWISASSINEARINAKAKRRLRKNSSRDSGRGDSVSDNGSDALRSGVTVPTSPKGRLLDRRSRSGKGRGLPKKGGAGGKGVWGTPGQVYDVEEVDVKDPNYDDDQENCVYETVVLPLDERAFEKTLTPIIQEYFEHGDTNEVAEMLRDLNLGEMKSGVPVLAVSLALEGKASHREMTSKLLSDLCGTVMSTSDVEKSFDKLLKDLPELALDTPRAPQLVGQFIARAVGDGILCNTYIDSYKGTVDCVQARAALDKATVLLSMSKGGKRKDSVWGSGGGQQSVNHLVKEIDMLLKEYLLSGDISEAEHCLKELEVPHFHHELVYEAVIMVLESTGESTFKMILDLLKSLWKSSTITVDQMKRGYERIYNEIPDINLDVPHSYSVLERFVEECFQSGIISKQLRDLCPSRGRKRFVSEGDGGRLKPESY